One region of Vallitalea okinawensis genomic DNA includes:
- a CDS encoding sulfatase-like hydrolase/transferase, which produces MKQKQPNILFVFSDQQRWDTLGCYGQQLPISPHLDTLAEDGTLFKHAFTCQPVCGPARACLQTGRYATEVGCYRNGIELPKNSDTIASRLKDAGYQVGYVGKWHLASTVCDPVPEEMRGGYTDYWIASDVLEFTSNGFGGYMWNADNKKVEFKGYRADCTTDYALDFLDGVDKESEEPFFLFLSYIEPHHQNDENRFVGPEGSIEKYKNYELPEDLHGKDGDYKENYEEYLGACASIDSNVGRLVKKLEEKGLHDDTIIIFTSDHGCHFRTRNKEYKRSWHENAIRIPMIINGPGFKGGKVVNELVSLLDLPKTIIDVADAHPTKSMQGESLKKLMRENTTWRDNVFVQISESCVGRSIRTSRWKYAIVDPNKNGSKDSESDTYMEWEMFDLDNDPFEKNNLIECNEFKEVRKELADILIDRMIRAGEKSPKIIQHDKVCYNKKRVEYEKNKDHE; this is translated from the coding sequence GTGAAGCAAAAACAACCCAATATTTTATTTGTCTTTTCGGATCAACAACGCTGGGACACTCTTGGGTGCTATGGGCAACAATTACCCATAAGCCCTCATCTTGATACCTTAGCAGAAGATGGCACACTTTTTAAGCATGCTTTTACTTGCCAACCAGTCTGTGGTCCTGCCAGGGCATGTTTACAAACAGGGCGTTATGCTACAGAGGTAGGTTGTTATAGGAATGGCATCGAGTTACCGAAAAACAGTGATACCATAGCTAGTCGTCTAAAGGATGCAGGCTACCAGGTAGGTTATGTAGGAAAATGGCATTTAGCAAGTACCGTATGTGATCCAGTTCCTGAGGAAATGCGAGGAGGATATACAGATTATTGGATAGCTTCGGATGTTTTAGAGTTTACTTCAAATGGTTTTGGCGGTTATATGTGGAATGCAGACAATAAAAAAGTAGAATTTAAGGGGTATCGTGCAGACTGTACGACAGATTATGCATTAGACTTCCTCGATGGTGTGGACAAAGAATCGGAGGAGCCATTTTTCCTATTCTTATCTTACATTGAACCTCATCATCAAAACGATGAGAACCGTTTTGTAGGACCAGAAGGTTCTATAGAAAAATACAAAAACTACGAGCTTCCAGAAGATTTACATGGAAAAGATGGGGATTATAAAGAGAACTATGAAGAATATTTAGGCGCTTGTGCTAGCATTGATAGTAATGTTGGACGTTTAGTTAAGAAACTAGAAGAAAAAGGATTGCATGATGATACGATTATTATTTTTACCAGTGATCATGGATGCCATTTCAGAACGAGGAATAAAGAGTATAAGCGCTCTTGGCATGAGAATGCAATTCGTATACCGATGATTATAAATGGACCAGGTTTTAAAGGCGGTAAAGTAGTGAATGAGCTTGTTAGTTTATTAGATTTACCAAAGACCATTATTGATGTAGCAGATGCACATCCTACAAAGAGTATGCAAGGAGAATCCTTAAAAAAACTCATGAGAGAAAATACTACTTGGCGGGATAATGTTTTTGTACAAATAAGTGAAAGCTGTGTAGGGCGTTCTATACGTACAAGTAGGTGGAAGTATGCTATCGTGGACCCTAATAAAAATGGAAGTAAGGATTCAGAAAGTGATACATACATGGAATGGGAAATGTTTGATCTTGATAATGATCCATTTGAAAAAAATAATTTGATTGAATGTAATGAGTTTAAAGAAGTGAGAAAAGAATTAGCTGATATCTTAATAGATCGAATGATAAGAGCTGGAGAAAAATCACCTAAAATAATTCAACATGATAAAGTATGTTATAATAAAAAAAGAGTAGAATACGAAAAAAACAAAGATCATGAATAA